A window from Pangasianodon hypophthalmus isolate fPanHyp1 chromosome 4, fPanHyp1.pri, whole genome shotgun sequence encodes these proteins:
- the naa40 gene encoding N-alpha-acetyltransferase 40 isoform X2, translating to MGRKSNRAKEKKQRRLEERAAMDAVCAKVVAANKLEDPLSAFPVFKKYDRNGLNLEIECKRVTALSPITVEWAYELTRANVQTLYEQSEWGWKEREKREEMKDERAWYLLARDAESAPVAFSHFRFDVECGDEVLYCYELQLESKVRRKGLGKFLVQILQLIANSQTTLEITWKGSATTFLRHSDWLFWSAPKCEWCVGKTHKVKLKMSPRHVNLE from the exons ATGGGG AGAAAGTCAAATAGAGCGAAGGAGAAGAAGCAGAGGAGGCTTGAAGAAAGGGCAGCTATGGATGCTGTGTGCGCTAAAGTGGTTGCAGCCAATAAG CTCGAAGACCCTCTGTCGGCTTTTCCAGTGTTCAAAAAGTATGACAGAAACGG GTTAAATCTGGAGATTGAGTGCAAGAGGGTGACTGCGTTGTCTCCCATCACAGTGGAGTGGGCCTATGAGCTGACCAGAGCCAACGTACAGACACT ATATGAACAGAGCGAGTGGGGAtggaaggagagggagaaaaggGAGGAGATGAAGGATGAGAGAGCGTGGTATCTTCTGGCCCGTGATGCCGAATCCGCCCCTGTTGCTTTCTCTCATTTTCGATTCGATGTTGAATGTGGTGACGAGGTGTTATATTG TTACGAACTGCAGTTGGAGAGCAAGGTCAGGCGGAAAGGTCTGGGAAAGTTCCTCGTCCAGATCCTGCAGCTCATCGCCAACAG CCAAACCACTCTAGAGATCACTTGGAAGGGGTCCGCGACCACCTTTCTCAGACACTCTGACTGGCTGTTTTGGTCTGCACCTAAGTGCGAATGGTGTGTGGGGAAAACACACAAGg TAAAACTGAAGATGAGCCCTCGgcatgtgaatctggaatga
- the naa40 gene encoding N-alpha-acetyltransferase 40 isoform X1, whose amino-acid sequence MGRKSNRAKEKKQRRLEERAAMDAVCAKVVAANKLEDPLSAFPVFKKYDRNGLNLEIECKRVTALSPITVEWAYELTRANVQTLYEQSEWGWKEREKREEMKDERAWYLLARDAESAPVAFSHFRFDVECGDEVLYCYELQLESKVRRKGLGKFLVQILQLIANSTQMKKVMLTVFKHNHGAYQFFREALQFEIDETSPSMSGCCGDEYSYEILSRRTKYGEVSGHAHAGSHCGGCCH is encoded by the exons ATGGGG AGAAAGTCAAATAGAGCGAAGGAGAAGAAGCAGAGGAGGCTTGAAGAAAGGGCAGCTATGGATGCTGTGTGCGCTAAAGTGGTTGCAGCCAATAAG CTCGAAGACCCTCTGTCGGCTTTTCCAGTGTTCAAAAAGTATGACAGAAACGG GTTAAATCTGGAGATTGAGTGCAAGAGGGTGACTGCGTTGTCTCCCATCACAGTGGAGTGGGCCTATGAGCTGACCAGAGCCAACGTACAGACACT ATATGAACAGAGCGAGTGGGGAtggaaggagagggagaaaaggGAGGAGATGAAGGATGAGAGAGCGTGGTATCTTCTGGCCCGTGATGCCGAATCCGCCCCTGTTGCTTTCTCTCATTTTCGATTCGATGTTGAATGTGGTGACGAGGTGTTATATTG TTACGAACTGCAGTTGGAGAGCAAGGTCAGGCGGAAAGGTCTGGGAAAGTTCCTCGTCCAGATCCTGCAGCTCATCGCCAACAG TACACAGATGAAAAAGGTCATGTTGACGGTTTTCAAACACAACCATGGAGCCTACCAGTTTTTTCGGGAGGCCTTACA ATTTGAGATTGACGAAACCTCGCCCAGCATGTCTGGTTGCTGTGGAGATGAGTACTCGTACGAGATTTTGAGTCGACGGACAAAATATGGCGAGGTGTCAGGTCATGCGCATGCTGGCAGCCACTGTGGAGGCTGTTGCCACTAG
- the b3gat3 gene encoding galactosylgalactosylxylosylprotein 3-beta-glucuronosyltransferase 3, with translation MRMKLKLKTVFLLYFMVSLLGLIYALMQLGQRCDCREHDLPKDRTISQLRGELHKLQEQIKKSEASKASRQSNLPTIYVITPTYARLVQKAELTRLSHTFLHVPQLHWIVVEDSPSPTQLVSNFLADSGLTYTHLHMLTPKDRKLQEGDPHWLKPRGAEQRNEGLRWLRQKAAADGGKGLAFDSAVIYFADDDNTYSLQLFEEMRYTKKVSVWPVGLVGAMKFERPVVENGKVVRFHTGWRPNRPFPIDMAGFAVSLNLVLANPEAWFDGNAEMGFLESSFLQNLVTMEELEPKADMCTKVLVWHTRTEKPKMKREEALIKQGLGSDPNVEV, from the exons ATGAGAATGAAGCTCAAACTGAAGACTGTATTCCTGCTCTACTTTATGGTCTCCTTACTGGGCCTCATCTATGCCCTCATGCAGTTAG gccAGCGCTGTGACTGCAGAGAACATGACTTGCCTAAGGACCGAACCATCTCCCAGTTGAGAGGGGAGTTACATAAGCTgcaagaacaaataaaaaaatcagaggcATCAAAAGCCTCCAGGCAGTCTAATTTGCCTACAATCTATGTAATAACACCTACCTATGCAAG ACTGGTGCAGAAGGCTGAGCTCACACGCTTGTCCCACACTTTTCTGCATGTACCTCAGCTCCACTGGATCGTGGTGGAGGATTCTCCCAGCCCAACCCAGCTAGTGAGTAACTTTCTGGCTGATTCTGGACTGACCTACACTCACCTACACATGCTGACGCCTAAAGACCGGAAACTGCAGGAAGGTGACCCTCACTGGCTGAAGCCTCGTGGGGCTGAGCAGAGGAACGAGGGTTTGCGCTGGCTCAGGCAGAAGGCTGCTGCTGACGGGGGGAAAGGGTTAGCCTTCGACAGTGCTGTAATCTACTTTGCTGATGATGACAACACATATAGTCTGCAGCTCTTTGAGGAG atgCGTTACACTAAGAAAGTCTCCGTTTGGCCGGTGGGTCTGGTGGGGGCTATGAAGTTTGAGCGGCCTGTGGTGGAGAATGGGAAGGTGGTTCGGTTCCACACCGGCTGGCGACCCAACCGTCCCTTCCCCATTGACATGGCTGGCTTTGCTGTCTCCCTGAACCTGGTGTTGGCCAATCCTGAGGCTTGGTTTGATGGCAATGCAGAGATGGGCTTCCTGGAAAGCAGCTTCCTGCAGAACCTGGTTACTATGGAGGAGCTGGAGCCCAAAGCTGACATGTGCACTAAG GTGCTGGTGTGGCACACACGCACTGAAAAGCCAAAGATGAAAAGGGAGGAGGCTCTTATAAAGCAGGGGTTAGGATCAGATCCCAACGTGGAGGTATAA
- the sb:cb1058 gene encoding uncharacterized protein sb:cb1058, which yields MTIGKSSKKQKAPRAPPFLDRASGFYGRLDEIEIEFRTEAQITEKQEMKNGELPDDQEHCVLDFSEGMMEDDGTTLLKRKPSRLSRRWSRKSSRRTKSDKSSLEIDSQRAETEVAPSINPSVDVHLETQPETGSGSRAPEPMLIHFSIREEADDQKLISEGKERQREMKGKRRQGEVEGKADVENMKVVKRNSLRNYHKVLDKAFRRGWETFIANLYSVTLSPAPSSVSSPSKSEMDRKAALADFR from the exons ATGACAATCGGAAAAAGCTCCAAGAAGCAAAAGGCTCCTCGGGCTCCTCCTTTCCTAGACCGGGCCAGTGGATTCTATGGACGTTTAGATGAAATAGAAATAGAGTTCAGGACAGAGGCGCAGATCACAGAGAAACAAGAAATGAAGAACGGAGAGCTGCCAGATGATCAGGAGCACTGTGTGTTAGATTTCAGTGAGGGCATGATGGAAGACGATGGGACCACCCTGCTGAAGAGGAAGCCAAGCCGACTGAGCCGGCGCTGGAGCAGGAAAAGCTCTAGGAGGACCAAGTCTGATAAATCGTCCCTGGAGATAGACAGCCAAAGGGCTGAGACTGAGGTGGCTCCTTCTATTAACCCGAGCGTGGACGTGCACTTAGAAACTCAGCCTGAAACAGGATCAGGCAGCAGAGCTCCAGAACCCATGCTAATCCACTTCTCCATAAGAGAGGAAGCTGATGATCAGAAGCTTATTTCTGAAGGAAAGGAGAGACAAAGGGAGATGAAGGGCAAGAGGAGACAAGGAGAGGTGGAAGGGAAAGCAGATGTAGAGAACATGAAGGTTGTTAAAAGGAACTCTCTTAGGAATTATCACAAG gttttggaTAAAGCATTCCGACGAGGATGGGAGACCTTCATTGCTAACTTGTACAGCGTGACCCTCTCTCCTGCTCCCTCCTCTGTGTCTTCACCAAGCAAGTCTGAAATGGACAGGAAGGCTGCTCTTGCAGATTTTAGATAA